A DNA window from Phoenix dactylifera cultivar Barhee BC4 chromosome 13, palm_55x_up_171113_PBpolish2nd_filt_p, whole genome shotgun sequence contains the following coding sequences:
- the LOC120112858 gene encoding protein DELETION OF SUV3 SUPPRESSOR 1(I)-like isoform X3: MATENKPAAAEDAKIDLFEDDDEFEEFEIDQDIGCSEWDDNEEGKEAMQQWEDDWDDDDVSDDFSLQLRRELELNSEKS, translated from the exons ATGGCGACGGAAAACAAGCCCGCGGCAGCTGAGGACGCGAAGATCGACCTTTTTGAGGATGATGACGAGTTCGAGGAGTTCGAGATCGACCAAG aTATTGGGTGTTCAG AATGGGATGACAATGAAGAAGGTAAAGAAGCCATGCAGCAGTGGGAGGATGATTGGGATGATGATGATGTCAGTGATGATTTCTCCCTACAGCTGAGGAGGGAGCTCGAGCTTAACTCGGAGAAGAGTTAA
- the LOC120112858 gene encoding protein DELETION OF SUV3 SUPPRESSOR 1(I)-like isoform X1 produces MATENKPAAAEDAKIDLFEDDDEFEEFEIDQVQVIEKAGRIFCTTDIGCSEWDDNEEGKEAMQQWEDDWDDDDVSDDFSLQLRRELELNSEKS; encoded by the exons ATGGCGACGGAAAACAAGCCCGCGGCAGCTGAGGACGCGAAGATCGACCTTTTTGAGGATGATGACGAGTTCGAGGAGTTCGAGATCGACCAAG TTCAAGTGATTGAAAAGGCAGGCAGGATTTTCTGTACCACAG aTATTGGGTGTTCAG AATGGGATGACAATGAAGAAGGTAAAGAAGCCATGCAGCAGTGGGAGGATGATTGGGATGATGATGATGTCAGTGATGATTTCTCCCTACAGCTGAGGAGGGAGCTCGAGCTTAACTCGGAGAAGAGTTAA
- the LOC120112858 gene encoding protein DELETION OF SUV3 SUPPRESSOR 1(I)-like isoform X4: MATENKPAAAEDAKIDLFEDDDEFEEFEIDQEWDDNEEGKEAMQQWEDDWDDDDVSDDFSLQLRRELELNSEKS, from the exons ATGGCGACGGAAAACAAGCCCGCGGCAGCTGAGGACGCGAAGATCGACCTTTTTGAGGATGATGACGAGTTCGAGGAGTTCGAGATCGACCAAG AATGGGATGACAATGAAGAAGGTAAAGAAGCCATGCAGCAGTGGGAGGATGATTGGGATGATGATGATGTCAGTGATGATTTCTCCCTACAGCTGAGGAGGGAGCTCGAGCTTAACTCGGAGAAGAGTTAA
- the LOC120112858 gene encoding protein DELETION OF SUV3 SUPPRESSOR 1(I)-like isoform X2, translating into MATENKPAAAEDAKIDLFEDDDEFEEFEIDQVQVIEKAGRIFCTTEWDDNEEGKEAMQQWEDDWDDDDVSDDFSLQLRRELELNSEKS; encoded by the exons ATGGCGACGGAAAACAAGCCCGCGGCAGCTGAGGACGCGAAGATCGACCTTTTTGAGGATGATGACGAGTTCGAGGAGTTCGAGATCGACCAAG TTCAAGTGATTGAAAAGGCAGGCAGGATTTTCTGTACCACAG AATGGGATGACAATGAAGAAGGTAAAGAAGCCATGCAGCAGTGGGAGGATGATTGGGATGATGATGATGTCAGTGATGATTTCTCCCTACAGCTGAGGAGGGAGCTCGAGCTTAACTCGGAGAAGAGTTAA
- the LOC103714663 gene encoding N6-mAMP deaminase isoform X2 — MDGRDMEMWEWCHEIPKIELHAHLNGSIRDSTLLELAKVLGEKGVIVFEDVAHVIMKNGRSLPECFKLFDLYHILTTDHETVARITKEVVEDFAAENVVYLELRTTPKKNEAKGMTKQSYMKAVIDGLRAVDTVDVALANSDSSTDYCLEPSPINDTQGRIKRKKIYVRLLLSIDRRETTASAMETVDLAMKLKDYGVVGIDLSGNPVVGECQTFIPALKHAKELGLPLTLHCAEIPNRKEVQAMLGIHPERIGHACFIEEEEWRRIKSAKIPVNLLASFIMLHPCSKHPVVLCTDDCGLFSTTLSNEYYLVASTFGLDKGQMFQLARSAIEFVFADNGVKQALRSIFEAAESNAIEFA; from the exons atggacggCAGGGATATGGAGATGTGGGAGTGGTGCCATGAGATTCCGAAGATAGAGCTCCATGCTCACCTCAACGGCTCCATCAGAGATTCCACCCTTCT GGAACTTGCAAAAGTGCTGGGCGAAAAAGGTGTCATTGTTTTTGAAGATGTAGCGCATGTGATTATGAAAA ATGGCAGATCCTTGCCTGAGTGCTTCAAGCTTTTTGATTTGTATCACATTCTTACAACTGACCATGAAACAGTAGCAAGAATCACCAAGGAA GTCGTTGAAGATTTTGCAGCTGAGAATGTTGTCTACCTGGAACTAAGAACAACTCCAAAG AAGAATGAAGCTAAAGGGATGACTAAGCAATCTTATATGAAAGCAGTTATTGATGGTTTAAGAGCTGTTGATACCGTTGATGTTGCTTTAGCAAATTCTGACTCAAGTACTGATTATTGTTTAGAACCTTCACCAATAAATGATACACAAGGTAGAATAAAGAGGAAAAAGATATACGTCCGCCTTCTTTTAAGTATTGACCGTCGTGAAACAACTGCATCAGCAATGGAAACG GTTGATTTGGCAATGAAACTGAAGGATTATGGGGTGGTTGGTATTGACCTCTCTGGCAATCCTGTTGTTGGGGAATG CCAAACCTTCATTCCGGCACTAAAGCATGCTAAAGAACTGGGGCTCCCTCTTACCCTCCACTGTGCGGAG ATACCTAACCGGAAGGAAGTCCAAGCAATGTTGGGCATCCACCCCGAGAGGATAGGTCATGCTTGTTTTATTGAAGAGGAAGAATGGAGAAGGATAAAATCAGCAAAAATTCCGGTTAATTTATTGGCATCTTTCATTATGCTTCATCCTTG TTCAAAACATCCAGTGGTCCTTTGCACTGATGATTGCGGGTTATTCTCTACCACTCTTTCCAATGAGTACTACCTTGTGGCCTCAACATTTG GACTCGACAAAGGTCAAATGTTCCAGCTGGCTCGAAGTGCAATTGAGTTCGTGTTTGCTGATAATGGAGTGAAGCAGGCTCTGAGAAGTATATTTGAAGCTGCTGAGAGTAATGCCATAGAATTTGCTTGA
- the LOC103714663 gene encoding N6-mAMP deaminase isoform X1 codes for MDGRDMEMWEWCHEIPKIELHAHLNGSIRDSTLLELAKVLGEKGVIVFEDVAHVIMKNGRSLPECFKLFDLYHILTTDHETVARITKEVVEDFAAENVVYLELRTTPKKNEAKGMTKQSYMKAVIDGLRAVDTVDVALANSDSSTDYCLEPSPINDTQGRIKRKKIYVRLLLSIDRRETTASAMETVDLAMKLKDYGVVGIDLSGNPVVGECQTFIPALKHAKELGLPLTLHCAEIPNRKEVQAMLGIHPERIGHACFIEEEEWRRIKSAKIPIEICLTSNVRTERFHSINDHHFVDLYSSKHPVVLCTDDCGLFSTTLSNEYYLVASTFGLDKGQMFQLARSAIEFVFADNGVKQALRSIFEAAESNAIEFA; via the exons atggacggCAGGGATATGGAGATGTGGGAGTGGTGCCATGAGATTCCGAAGATAGAGCTCCATGCTCACCTCAACGGCTCCATCAGAGATTCCACCCTTCT GGAACTTGCAAAAGTGCTGGGCGAAAAAGGTGTCATTGTTTTTGAAGATGTAGCGCATGTGATTATGAAAA ATGGCAGATCCTTGCCTGAGTGCTTCAAGCTTTTTGATTTGTATCACATTCTTACAACTGACCATGAAACAGTAGCAAGAATCACCAAGGAA GTCGTTGAAGATTTTGCAGCTGAGAATGTTGTCTACCTGGAACTAAGAACAACTCCAAAG AAGAATGAAGCTAAAGGGATGACTAAGCAATCTTATATGAAAGCAGTTATTGATGGTTTAAGAGCTGTTGATACCGTTGATGTTGCTTTAGCAAATTCTGACTCAAGTACTGATTATTGTTTAGAACCTTCACCAATAAATGATACACAAGGTAGAATAAAGAGGAAAAAGATATACGTCCGCCTTCTTTTAAGTATTGACCGTCGTGAAACAACTGCATCAGCAATGGAAACG GTTGATTTGGCAATGAAACTGAAGGATTATGGGGTGGTTGGTATTGACCTCTCTGGCAATCCTGTTGTTGGGGAATG CCAAACCTTCATTCCGGCACTAAAGCATGCTAAAGAACTGGGGCTCCCTCTTACCCTCCACTGTGCGGAG ATACCTAACCGGAAGGAAGTCCAAGCAATGTTGGGCATCCACCCCGAGAGGATAGGTCATGCTTGTTTTATTGAAGAGGAAGAATGGAGAAGGATAAAATCAGCAAAAATTCCG ATAGAGATATGTTTGACTTCCAATGTCCGAACTGAACGTTTCCATTCAATAAATGATCATCATTTTG TTGATCTGTACAGTTCAAAACATCCAGTGGTCCTTTGCACTGATGATTGCGGGTTATTCTCTACCACTCTTTCCAATGAGTACTACCTTGTGGCCTCAACATTTG GACTCGACAAAGGTCAAATGTTCCAGCTGGCTCGAAGTGCAATTGAGTTCGTGTTTGCTGATAATGGAGTGAAGCAGGCTCTGAGAAGTATATTTGAAGCTGCTGAGAGTAATGCCATAGAATTTGCTTGA
- the LOC103714663 gene encoding N6-mAMP deaminase isoform X3 — protein MDGRDMEMWEWCHEIPKIELHAHLNGSIRDSTLLELAKVLGEKGVIVFEDVAHVIMKNGRSLPECFKLFDLYHILTTDHETVARITKEVVEDFAAENVVYLELRTTPKKNEAKGMTKQSYMKAVIDGLRAVDTVDVALANSDSSTDYCLEPSPINDTQGRIKRKKIYVRLLLSIDRRETTASAMETVDLAMKLKDYGVVGIDLSGNPVVGECQTFIPALKHAKELGLPLTLHCAEIPNRKEVQAMLGIHPERIGHACFIEEEEWRRIKSAKIPIEICLTSNVRTERFHSINDHHFVQNIQWSFALMIAGYSLPLFPMSTTLWPQHLDSTKVKCSSWLEVQLSSCLLIME, from the exons atggacggCAGGGATATGGAGATGTGGGAGTGGTGCCATGAGATTCCGAAGATAGAGCTCCATGCTCACCTCAACGGCTCCATCAGAGATTCCACCCTTCT GGAACTTGCAAAAGTGCTGGGCGAAAAAGGTGTCATTGTTTTTGAAGATGTAGCGCATGTGATTATGAAAA ATGGCAGATCCTTGCCTGAGTGCTTCAAGCTTTTTGATTTGTATCACATTCTTACAACTGACCATGAAACAGTAGCAAGAATCACCAAGGAA GTCGTTGAAGATTTTGCAGCTGAGAATGTTGTCTACCTGGAACTAAGAACAACTCCAAAG AAGAATGAAGCTAAAGGGATGACTAAGCAATCTTATATGAAAGCAGTTATTGATGGTTTAAGAGCTGTTGATACCGTTGATGTTGCTTTAGCAAATTCTGACTCAAGTACTGATTATTGTTTAGAACCTTCACCAATAAATGATACACAAGGTAGAATAAAGAGGAAAAAGATATACGTCCGCCTTCTTTTAAGTATTGACCGTCGTGAAACAACTGCATCAGCAATGGAAACG GTTGATTTGGCAATGAAACTGAAGGATTATGGGGTGGTTGGTATTGACCTCTCTGGCAATCCTGTTGTTGGGGAATG CCAAACCTTCATTCCGGCACTAAAGCATGCTAAAGAACTGGGGCTCCCTCTTACCCTCCACTGTGCGGAG ATACCTAACCGGAAGGAAGTCCAAGCAATGTTGGGCATCCACCCCGAGAGGATAGGTCATGCTTGTTTTATTGAAGAGGAAGAATGGAGAAGGATAAAATCAGCAAAAATTCCG ATAGAGATATGTTTGACTTCCAATGTCCGAACTGAACGTTTCCATTCAATAAATGATCATCATTTTG TTCAAAACATCCAGTGGTCCTTTGCACTGATGATTGCGGGTTATTCTCTACCACTCTTTCCAATGAGTACTACCTTGTGGCCTCAACATTTG GACTCGACAAAGGTCAAATGTTCCAGCTGGCTCGAAGTGCAATTGAGTTCGTGTTTGCTGATAATGGAGTGA